From one Amia ocellicauda isolate fAmiCal2 chromosome 17, fAmiCal2.hap1, whole genome shotgun sequence genomic stretch:
- the knop1 gene encoding lysine-rich nucleolar protein 1 isoform X5, whose translation MFMYDYFTYMTRSDVYMVPPERKRAAVEEEEKMKRKKKKKSLESHGSAGGTAEESRDERMNGDGGNCEGQDKVMKKKKRKKVGEGRTVEANGEHDEAGEEGKEKKKKKKKRPVGTETGDSVAGTGKSGGPGRTAGPSHLAQDEDNGAMLRPEEEQSPRKKRKKKKVVIAQSHAAEESLEITEPKRPKKRRKKGIVEEENKVDGGLREGEDKPKKRRKVMEVESTERKKGGEEKHVKKKKQPQAEEPEGESEGAVELPLIERNGGGDTKKKRKGKKGACDERSVVEVEEEVEVEKKKKKKKKQPQAQEPEGESNGAAALPLTNANGGGDTKKKRKGKKEEEEEVVVEEEAEKKTTKTRKKGTKKQMSEEAAGPEAGKTPGKEGTLREEEREAADVARDSLKRKKKTIEVAKGAAAKKGKKKKIKEEEDSEEEARREALQKEIDHASRPPTLEKPAKTAVGFGQWATASFDSDDQQKKFLRLMGGFKKSSVGGAGSPRPIMALSRDEEQQLKRGLLGQFENAQNRRLDPHCRGAGLGFQAAPSKKFYIDTQASKSIKFED comes from the exons ATGtttatgtatgattattttacatacatgaCTCGCAGTGATGTTTAT ATGGTGCCacctgagagaaagagagcagcagtagaggaggaggagaagatgaagagaaagaagaaaaagaagagctTGGAATCACACGGCTCCGCCGGCGGCACAGCGGAGGAGAGCAGAGACGAGAGGATGAACGGAGACGGGGGAAACTGCGAAGGGCAGGACAAGGTgatgaaaaagaagaagagaaagaagGTGGGGGAGGGCCGCACTGTGGAGGCGAACGGGGAGCATGACGAGGCTGGAGAGGAGGggaaggaaaagaagaaaaagaagaaaaagaggcCTGTGGGAACGGAGACGGGGGACAGTGTGGCCGGGACAGGGAAGAGTGGCGGACCGGGGCGGACAGCAGGACCCAGTCATCTCGCACAGGACGAGGACAACGGCGCCATGCTGAGGCCGGAGGAGGAACAGAGTCcgaggaagaagaggaagaagaagaaggtggTGATCGCTCAGTCGCACGCTGCGGAGGAGTCCCTGGAGATAACCGAGCCCAAGAGGccaaagaaaaggagaaagaaagggATTGTGGAGGAAGAGAACAAAGTGGACGGTGggctgagagagggagaagacaAACCCAAGAAGAGGAGGAAAGTCATGGAGGTGGAAAGCACTGAGAGGAAAAAGGGAGGGGAGGAAAAGCatgtgaagaagaagaagcaacCCCAGGCCGAGGAgccagagggagagagcgagggagctGTGGAACTCCCGCTGATTGAGAGAAACGGAGGGGGGGAcactaaaaagaaaaggaaaggcaAGAAAGGAGCGTGTGATGAGCGGAGCGtggtggaggtggaggaggaggtggaggtggaaaagaagaagaagaagaagaagaaacaacCCCAGGCCCAGGAGCCAGAGGGAGAGAGCAATGGAGCTGCAGCTCTCCCGCTGACAAACGCAAACGGAGGGGGGGAcactaaaaagaaaaggaaaggcaagaaagaagaagaagaagaagtggtggtggaggaggaggcggagaaGAAGACGACAAAGACAAGGAAGAAGGGAACGAAAAAGCAGATGTCGGAAGAGGCAGCTGGGCCGGAGGCAGGGAAGACACCAGGCAAGGAAGGGACGCTGCGGGAGGAGGAGCGCGAGGCAGCTGATGTGGCAAGGGACTCcctgaaaaggaagaaaaaaacgaTCGAGGTAGCAAAGGGTGCAGCCGCGAAGAaggggaagaagaagaaaatcaaggaggaggaggactccGAGGAGGAG GCGCGGCGGGAGGCTCTGCAGAAGGAGATTGACCACGCGTCTCGCCCGCCAACCCTAGAGAAGCCAGCG aAGACAGCGGTTGGCTTCGGCCAGTGGGCCACGGCCTCCTTCGACAGCGACGACCAGCAGAAGAAGTTCCTGCGCCTGATGGGCGGGTTCAAGAAATCCTCGGTGGGCGGGGCCGGCTCACCGCGGCCGATCATGGCCCTGAGCCGCGACGAGGAGCAGCAGCTGAAGAGGGGGCTGCTGGGACAGTTCGAGAACGCACAGAACCGCCGCCTGGACCCCCactgccggggggcggggctCGGCTTCCAGGCCGCACCCAGCAAGAAGTTCTACATCGACACCCAGGCGTCCAAATCCATCAAGTTTGAGGACTAG
- the knop1 gene encoding lysine-rich nucleolar protein 1 isoform X4, producing the protein MVPPERKRAAVEEEEKMKRKKKKKSLESHGSAGGTAEESRDERMNGDGGNCEGQDKVMKKKKRKKVGEGRTVEANGEHDEAGEEGKEKKKKKKKRPVGTETGDSVAGTGKSGGPGRTAGPSHLAQDEDNGAMLRPEEEQSPRKKRKKKKVVIAQSHAAEESLEITEPKRPKKRRKKGIVEEENKVDGGLREGEDKPKKRRKVMEVESTERKKGGEEKHVKKKKQPQAEEPEGESEGAVELPLIERNGGGDTKKKRKGKKGACDERSVVEVEEEVEVEKKKKKKKKQPQAQEPEGESNGAAALPLTNANGGGDTKKKRKGKKEEEEEVVVEEEAEKKTTKTRKKGTKKQMSEEAAGPEAGKTPGKEGTLREEEREAADVARDSLKRKKKTIEVAKGAAAKKGKKKKIKEEEDSEEELAGVEFVSETPGNRDEVTIDKARREALQKEIDHASRPPTLEKPAKTAVGFGQWATASFDSDDQQKKFLRLMGGFKKSSVGGAGSPRPIMALSRDEEQQLKRGLLGQFENAQNRRLDPHCRGAGLGFQAAPSKKFYIDTQASKSIKFED; encoded by the exons ATGGTGCCacctgagagaaagagagcagcagtagaggaggaggagaagatgaagagaaagaagaaaaagaagagctTGGAATCACACGGCTCCGCCGGCGGCACAGCGGAGGAGAGCAGAGACGAGAGGATGAACGGAGACGGGGGAAACTGCGAAGGGCAGGACAAGGTgatgaaaaagaagaagagaaagaagGTGGGGGAGGGCCGCACTGTGGAGGCGAACGGGGAGCATGACGAGGCTGGAGAGGAGGggaaggaaaagaagaaaaagaagaaaaagaggcCTGTGGGAACGGAGACGGGGGACAGTGTGGCCGGGACAGGGAAGAGTGGCGGACCGGGGCGGACAGCAGGACCCAGTCATCTCGCACAGGACGAGGACAACGGCGCCATGCTGAGGCCGGAGGAGGAACAGAGTCcgaggaagaagaggaagaagaagaaggtggTGATCGCTCAGTCGCACGCTGCGGAGGAGTCCCTGGAGATAACCGAGCCCAAGAGGccaaagaaaaggagaaagaaagggATTGTGGAGGAAGAGAACAAAGTGGACGGTGggctgagagagggagaagacaAACCCAAGAAGAGGAGGAAAGTCATGGAGGTGGAAAGCACTGAGAGGAAAAAGGGAGGGGAGGAAAAGCatgtgaagaagaagaagcaacCCCAGGCCGAGGAgccagagggagagagcgagggagctGTGGAACTCCCGCTGATTGAGAGAAACGGAGGGGGGGAcactaaaaagaaaaggaaaggcaAGAAAGGAGCGTGTGATGAGCGGAGCGtggtggaggtggaggaggaggtggaggtggaaaagaagaagaagaagaagaagaaacaacCCCAGGCCCAGGAGCCAGAGGGAGAGAGCAATGGAGCTGCAGCTCTCCCGCTGACAAACGCAAACGGAGGGGGGGAcactaaaaagaaaaggaaaggcaagaaagaagaagaagaagaagtggtggtggaggaggaggcggagaaGAAGACGACAAAGACAAGGAAGAAGGGAACGAAAAAGCAGATGTCGGAAGAGGCAGCTGGGCCGGAGGCAGGGAAGACACCAGGCAAGGAAGGGACGCTGCGGGAGGAGGAGCGCGAGGCAGCTGATGTGGCAAGGGACTCcctgaaaaggaagaaaaaaacgaTCGAGGTAGCAAAGGGTGCAGCCGCGAAGAaggggaagaagaagaaaatcaaggaggaggaggactccGAGGAGGAG TTGGCCGGCGTGGAGTTTGTGTCTGAGACGCCTGGCAACCGAGACGAGGTCACCATCGATAAG GCGCGGCGGGAGGCTCTGCAGAAGGAGATTGACCACGCGTCTCGCCCGCCAACCCTAGAGAAGCCAGCG aAGACAGCGGTTGGCTTCGGCCAGTGGGCCACGGCCTCCTTCGACAGCGACGACCAGCAGAAGAAGTTCCTGCGCCTGATGGGCGGGTTCAAGAAATCCTCGGTGGGCGGGGCCGGCTCACCGCGGCCGATCATGGCCCTGAGCCGCGACGAGGAGCAGCAGCTGAAGAGGGGGCTGCTGGGACAGTTCGAGAACGCACAGAACCGCCGCCTGGACCCCCactgccggggggcggggctCGGCTTCCAGGCCGCACCCAGCAAGAAGTTCTACATCGACACCCAGGCGTCCAAATCCATCAAGTTTGAGGACTAG
- the knop1 gene encoding lysine-rich nucleolar protein 1 isoform X2 has product MCPCAVCGSACCYCGMVPPERKRAAVEEEEKMKRKKKKKSLESHGSAGGTAEESRDERMNGDGGNCEGQDKVMKKKKRKKVGEGRTVEANGEHDEAGEEGKEKKKKKKKRPVGTETGDSVAGTGKSGGPGRTAGPSHLAQDEDNGAMLRPEEEQSPRKKRKKKKVVIAQSHAAEESLEITEPKRPKKRRKKGIVEEENKVDGGLREGEDKPKKRRKVMEVESTERKKGGEEKHVKKKKQPQAEEPEGESEGAVELPLIERNGGGDTKKKRKGKKGACDERSVVEVEEEVEVEKKKKKKKKQPQAQEPEGESNGAAALPLTNANGGGDTKKKRKGKKEEEEEVVVEEEAEKKTTKTRKKGTKKQMSEEAAGPEAGKTPGKEGTLREEEREAADVARDSLKRKKKTIEVAKGAAAKKGKKKKIKEEEDSEEELAGVEFVSETPGNRDEVTIDKARREALQKEIDHASRPPTLEKPAKTAVGFGQWATASFDSDDQQKKFLRLMGGFKKSSVGGAGSPRPIMALSRDEEQQLKRGLLGQFENAQNRRLDPHCRGAGLGFQAAPSKKFYIDTQASKSIKFED; this is encoded by the exons ATGTGCCCCTGTGCCGTGTGTGGTAGTGCCTGCTGTTACTGCGGG ATGGTGCCacctgagagaaagagagcagcagtagaggaggaggagaagatgaagagaaagaagaaaaagaagagctTGGAATCACACGGCTCCGCCGGCGGCACAGCGGAGGAGAGCAGAGACGAGAGGATGAACGGAGACGGGGGAAACTGCGAAGGGCAGGACAAGGTgatgaaaaagaagaagagaaagaagGTGGGGGAGGGCCGCACTGTGGAGGCGAACGGGGAGCATGACGAGGCTGGAGAGGAGGggaaggaaaagaagaaaaagaagaaaaagaggcCTGTGGGAACGGAGACGGGGGACAGTGTGGCCGGGACAGGGAAGAGTGGCGGACCGGGGCGGACAGCAGGACCCAGTCATCTCGCACAGGACGAGGACAACGGCGCCATGCTGAGGCCGGAGGAGGAACAGAGTCcgaggaagaagaggaagaagaagaaggtggTGATCGCTCAGTCGCACGCTGCGGAGGAGTCCCTGGAGATAACCGAGCCCAAGAGGccaaagaaaaggagaaagaaagggATTGTGGAGGAAGAGAACAAAGTGGACGGTGggctgagagagggagaagacaAACCCAAGAAGAGGAGGAAAGTCATGGAGGTGGAAAGCACTGAGAGGAAAAAGGGAGGGGAGGAAAAGCatgtgaagaagaagaagcaacCCCAGGCCGAGGAgccagagggagagagcgagggagctGTGGAACTCCCGCTGATTGAGAGAAACGGAGGGGGGGAcactaaaaagaaaaggaaaggcaAGAAAGGAGCGTGTGATGAGCGGAGCGtggtggaggtggaggaggaggtggaggtggaaaagaagaagaagaagaagaagaaacaacCCCAGGCCCAGGAGCCAGAGGGAGAGAGCAATGGAGCTGCAGCTCTCCCGCTGACAAACGCAAACGGAGGGGGGGAcactaaaaagaaaaggaaaggcaagaaagaagaagaagaagaagtggtggtggaggaggaggcggagaaGAAGACGACAAAGACAAGGAAGAAGGGAACGAAAAAGCAGATGTCGGAAGAGGCAGCTGGGCCGGAGGCAGGGAAGACACCAGGCAAGGAAGGGACGCTGCGGGAGGAGGAGCGCGAGGCAGCTGATGTGGCAAGGGACTCcctgaaaaggaagaaaaaaacgaTCGAGGTAGCAAAGGGTGCAGCCGCGAAGAaggggaagaagaagaaaatcaaggaggaggaggactccGAGGAGGAG TTGGCCGGCGTGGAGTTTGTGTCTGAGACGCCTGGCAACCGAGACGAGGTCACCATCGATAAG GCGCGGCGGGAGGCTCTGCAGAAGGAGATTGACCACGCGTCTCGCCCGCCAACCCTAGAGAAGCCAGCG aAGACAGCGGTTGGCTTCGGCCAGTGGGCCACGGCCTCCTTCGACAGCGACGACCAGCAGAAGAAGTTCCTGCGCCTGATGGGCGGGTTCAAGAAATCCTCGGTGGGCGGGGCCGGCTCACCGCGGCCGATCATGGCCCTGAGCCGCGACGAGGAGCAGCAGCTGAAGAGGGGGCTGCTGGGACAGTTCGAGAACGCACAGAACCGCCGCCTGGACCCCCactgccggggggcggggctCGGCTTCCAGGCCGCACCCAGCAAGAAGTTCTACATCGACACCCAGGCGTCCAAATCCATCAAGTTTGAGGACTAG
- the knop1 gene encoding lysine-rich nucleolar protein 1 isoform X1, protein MFMYDYFTYMTRSDVYMVPPERKRAAVEEEEKMKRKKKKKSLESHGSAGGTAEESRDERMNGDGGNCEGQDKVMKKKKRKKVGEGRTVEANGEHDEAGEEGKEKKKKKKKRPVGTETGDSVAGTGKSGGPGRTAGPSHLAQDEDNGAMLRPEEEQSPRKKRKKKKVVIAQSHAAEESLEITEPKRPKKRRKKGIVEEENKVDGGLREGEDKPKKRRKVMEVESTERKKGGEEKHVKKKKQPQAEEPEGESEGAVELPLIERNGGGDTKKKRKGKKGACDERSVVEVEEEVEVEKKKKKKKKQPQAQEPEGESNGAAALPLTNANGGGDTKKKRKGKKEEEEEVVVEEEAEKKTTKTRKKGTKKQMSEEAAGPEAGKTPGKEGTLREEEREAADVARDSLKRKKKTIEVAKGAAAKKGKKKKIKEEEDSEEELAGVEFVSETPGNRDEVTIDKARREALQKEIDHASRPPTLEKPAKTAVGFGQWATASFDSDDQQKKFLRLMGGFKKSSVGGAGSPRPIMALSRDEEQQLKRGLLGQFENAQNRRLDPHCRGAGLGFQAAPSKKFYIDTQASKSIKFED, encoded by the exons ATGtttatgtatgattattttacatacatgaCTCGCAGTGATGTTTAT ATGGTGCCacctgagagaaagagagcagcagtagaggaggaggagaagatgaagagaaagaagaaaaagaagagctTGGAATCACACGGCTCCGCCGGCGGCACAGCGGAGGAGAGCAGAGACGAGAGGATGAACGGAGACGGGGGAAACTGCGAAGGGCAGGACAAGGTgatgaaaaagaagaagagaaagaagGTGGGGGAGGGCCGCACTGTGGAGGCGAACGGGGAGCATGACGAGGCTGGAGAGGAGGggaaggaaaagaagaaaaagaagaaaaagaggcCTGTGGGAACGGAGACGGGGGACAGTGTGGCCGGGACAGGGAAGAGTGGCGGACCGGGGCGGACAGCAGGACCCAGTCATCTCGCACAGGACGAGGACAACGGCGCCATGCTGAGGCCGGAGGAGGAACAGAGTCcgaggaagaagaggaagaagaagaaggtggTGATCGCTCAGTCGCACGCTGCGGAGGAGTCCCTGGAGATAACCGAGCCCAAGAGGccaaagaaaaggagaaagaaagggATTGTGGAGGAAGAGAACAAAGTGGACGGTGggctgagagagggagaagacaAACCCAAGAAGAGGAGGAAAGTCATGGAGGTGGAAAGCACTGAGAGGAAAAAGGGAGGGGAGGAAAAGCatgtgaagaagaagaagcaacCCCAGGCCGAGGAgccagagggagagagcgagggagctGTGGAACTCCCGCTGATTGAGAGAAACGGAGGGGGGGAcactaaaaagaaaaggaaaggcaAGAAAGGAGCGTGTGATGAGCGGAGCGtggtggaggtggaggaggaggtggaggtggaaaagaagaagaagaagaagaagaaacaacCCCAGGCCCAGGAGCCAGAGGGAGAGAGCAATGGAGCTGCAGCTCTCCCGCTGACAAACGCAAACGGAGGGGGGGAcactaaaaagaaaaggaaaggcaagaaagaagaagaagaagaagtggtggtggaggaggaggcggagaaGAAGACGACAAAGACAAGGAAGAAGGGAACGAAAAAGCAGATGTCGGAAGAGGCAGCTGGGCCGGAGGCAGGGAAGACACCAGGCAAGGAAGGGACGCTGCGGGAGGAGGAGCGCGAGGCAGCTGATGTGGCAAGGGACTCcctgaaaaggaagaaaaaaacgaTCGAGGTAGCAAAGGGTGCAGCCGCGAAGAaggggaagaagaagaaaatcaaggaggaggaggactccGAGGAGGAG TTGGCCGGCGTGGAGTTTGTGTCTGAGACGCCTGGCAACCGAGACGAGGTCACCATCGATAAG GCGCGGCGGGAGGCTCTGCAGAAGGAGATTGACCACGCGTCTCGCCCGCCAACCCTAGAGAAGCCAGCG aAGACAGCGGTTGGCTTCGGCCAGTGGGCCACGGCCTCCTTCGACAGCGACGACCAGCAGAAGAAGTTCCTGCGCCTGATGGGCGGGTTCAAGAAATCCTCGGTGGGCGGGGCCGGCTCACCGCGGCCGATCATGGCCCTGAGCCGCGACGAGGAGCAGCAGCTGAAGAGGGGGCTGCTGGGACAGTTCGAGAACGCACAGAACCGCCGCCTGGACCCCCactgccggggggcggggctCGGCTTCCAGGCCGCACCCAGCAAGAAGTTCTACATCGACACCCAGGCGTCCAAATCCATCAAGTTTGAGGACTAG
- the knop1 gene encoding lysine-rich nucleolar protein 1 isoform X3 has translation MFMYDYFTYMTRSDVYMVPPERKRAAVEEEEKMKRKKKKKSLESHGSAGGTAEESRDERMNGDGGNCEGQDKVMKKKKRKKVGEGRTVEANGEHDEAGEEGKEKKKKKKKRPVGTETGDSVAGTGKSGGPGRTAGPSHLAQDEDNGAMLRPEEEQSPRKKRKKKKVVIAQSHAAEESLEITEPKRPKKRRKKGIVEEENKVDGGLREGEDKPKKRRKVMEVESTERKKGGEEKHVKKKKQPQAEEPEGESEGAVELPLIERNGGGDTKKKRKGKKGACDERSVVEVEEEVEVEKKKKKKKKQPQAQEPEGESNGAAALPLTNANGGGDTKKKRKGKKEEEEEVVVEEEAEKKTTKTRKKGTKKQMSEEAAGPEAGKTPGKEGTLREEEREAADVARDSLKRKKKTIEVAKGAAAKKGKKKKIKEEEDSEEELAGVEFVSETPGNRDEVTIDKARREALQKEIDHASRPPTLEKPATAVGFGQWATASFDSDDQQKKFLRLMGGFKKSSVGGAGSPRPIMALSRDEEQQLKRGLLGQFENAQNRRLDPHCRGAGLGFQAAPSKKFYIDTQASKSIKFED, from the exons ATGtttatgtatgattattttacatacatgaCTCGCAGTGATGTTTAT ATGGTGCCacctgagagaaagagagcagcagtagaggaggaggagaagatgaagagaaagaagaaaaagaagagctTGGAATCACACGGCTCCGCCGGCGGCACAGCGGAGGAGAGCAGAGACGAGAGGATGAACGGAGACGGGGGAAACTGCGAAGGGCAGGACAAGGTgatgaaaaagaagaagagaaagaagGTGGGGGAGGGCCGCACTGTGGAGGCGAACGGGGAGCATGACGAGGCTGGAGAGGAGGggaaggaaaagaagaaaaagaagaaaaagaggcCTGTGGGAACGGAGACGGGGGACAGTGTGGCCGGGACAGGGAAGAGTGGCGGACCGGGGCGGACAGCAGGACCCAGTCATCTCGCACAGGACGAGGACAACGGCGCCATGCTGAGGCCGGAGGAGGAACAGAGTCcgaggaagaagaggaagaagaagaaggtggTGATCGCTCAGTCGCACGCTGCGGAGGAGTCCCTGGAGATAACCGAGCCCAAGAGGccaaagaaaaggagaaagaaagggATTGTGGAGGAAGAGAACAAAGTGGACGGTGggctgagagagggagaagacaAACCCAAGAAGAGGAGGAAAGTCATGGAGGTGGAAAGCACTGAGAGGAAAAAGGGAGGGGAGGAAAAGCatgtgaagaagaagaagcaacCCCAGGCCGAGGAgccagagggagagagcgagggagctGTGGAACTCCCGCTGATTGAGAGAAACGGAGGGGGGGAcactaaaaagaaaaggaaaggcaAGAAAGGAGCGTGTGATGAGCGGAGCGtggtggaggtggaggaggaggtggaggtggaaaagaagaagaagaagaagaagaaacaacCCCAGGCCCAGGAGCCAGAGGGAGAGAGCAATGGAGCTGCAGCTCTCCCGCTGACAAACGCAAACGGAGGGGGGGAcactaaaaagaaaaggaaaggcaagaaagaagaagaagaagaagtggtggtggaggaggaggcggagaaGAAGACGACAAAGACAAGGAAGAAGGGAACGAAAAAGCAGATGTCGGAAGAGGCAGCTGGGCCGGAGGCAGGGAAGACACCAGGCAAGGAAGGGACGCTGCGGGAGGAGGAGCGCGAGGCAGCTGATGTGGCAAGGGACTCcctgaaaaggaagaaaaaaacgaTCGAGGTAGCAAAGGGTGCAGCCGCGAAGAaggggaagaagaagaaaatcaaggaggaggaggactccGAGGAGGAG TTGGCCGGCGTGGAGTTTGTGTCTGAGACGCCTGGCAACCGAGACGAGGTCACCATCGATAAG GCGCGGCGGGAGGCTCTGCAGAAGGAGATTGACCACGCGTCTCGCCCGCCAACCCTAGAGAAGCCAGCG ACAGCGGTTGGCTTCGGCCAGTGGGCCACGGCCTCCTTCGACAGCGACGACCAGCAGAAGAAGTTCCTGCGCCTGATGGGCGGGTTCAAGAAATCCTCGGTGGGCGGGGCCGGCTCACCGCGGCCGATCATGGCCCTGAGCCGCGACGAGGAGCAGCAGCTGAAGAGGGGGCTGCTGGGACAGTTCGAGAACGCACAGAACCGCCGCCTGGACCCCCactgccggggggcggggctCGGCTTCCAGGCCGCACCCAGCAAGAAGTTCTACATCGACACCCAGGCGTCCAAATCCATCAAGTTTGAGGACTAG